One Cohnella candidum genomic region harbors:
- a CDS encoding response regulator yields MLRVMIVEDEKPILDLMERIVGRHPMLQVAGTFTSSLEALERYPQLKPDAVFLDVEMPKMGGIELADKLRAIDEELQVVFTTAYPGYAVEAFRVSAVDYLLKPVTPDTLERVVTRLLKNHLLRSASRPQSAAENPPVRCLGTFETRKADGSLIGWPTRKTEELFAYLLAYPNRLAGKWQLADLLWPDLDEERALHNVHNTVYRLKKALKEAELTVELTHGNEGYLMRIPPSFTDLESFRDFMNRTSAIDERNAVEGENQFRTSRGALFGGKDYVWSLGLGAEVAAQQAALARMLVHYYRGIGDEAAAKETIRSYMWNSPFDEEMNAGFFTFGG; encoded by the coding sequence ATGTTGCGCGTCATGATCGTAGAGGATGAGAAGCCGATCCTGGATCTGATGGAGAGGATTGTCGGCCGGCATCCGATGCTGCAGGTCGCGGGAACGTTCACGAGTTCTCTCGAGGCGCTGGAACGGTATCCGCAGTTGAAGCCCGACGCCGTCTTTCTTGACGTCGAGATGCCCAAGATGGGCGGTATCGAGCTTGCGGACAAACTGAGGGCGATCGATGAAGAGCTTCAGGTCGTGTTCACGACGGCTTATCCCGGCTACGCGGTCGAGGCGTTCCGCGTGAGCGCGGTCGATTACCTGCTCAAACCAGTCACGCCAGATACGCTTGAGAGGGTCGTGACCCGACTCTTGAAGAACCATTTGCTGCGTTCCGCATCGCGGCCTCAGTCCGCTGCCGAGAATCCGCCGGTCCGCTGCTTAGGCACGTTCGAGACAAGGAAAGCGGACGGAAGCCTGATCGGCTGGCCGACCCGGAAGACGGAGGAGCTGTTCGCTTATCTGCTCGCGTATCCGAACCGCCTTGCGGGCAAATGGCAATTGGCGGATCTTCTTTGGCCGGATCTGGATGAAGAACGTGCGCTCCATAACGTCCACAACACGGTCTACCGGCTGAAGAAGGCTTTGAAAGAAGCGGAACTGACGGTGGAGTTAACTCACGGCAACGAAGGATACCTGATGCGCATCCCCCCTTCTTTCACGGATCTGGAAAGCTTTCGCGACTTTATGAACCGGACGTCCGCGATCGACGAACGGAATGCGGTGGAGGGAGAGAACCAGTTTCGAACGTCCCGGGGAGCTTTGTTCGGGGGCAAAGATTACGTGTGGAGCTTAGGGCTCGGGGCGGAGGTGGCGGCGCAGCAGGCTGCCCTTGCCCGAATGCTCGTGCATTATTACCGCGGCATTGGGGATGAGGCGGCCGCGAAGGAAACGATCCGGAGTTATATGTGGAATTCCCCGTTCGACGAGGAGATGAATGCGGGGTTTTTTACGTTTGGCGGCTGA